One window of Pocillopora verrucosa isolate sample1 chromosome 9, ASM3666991v2, whole genome shotgun sequence genomic DNA carries:
- the LOC136283495 gene encoding uncharacterized protein, whose translation MVLCDDVFAEPMLDTEQYLEKYKQQLIELDKQNLLPNLNTKLKYKVYSIQGGSFGAHKSIVLTTNDEQFVSVELGFIKIDGKKHIYPVTRKIDKALKPKMEYLGEIEDTGINLIGKAVAVMKSFGNYFKFCHNCQNFCNMYTEAIGLKQAQTLTDGDKAAIICFPHIIPKGENSRFT comes from the coding sequence ATGGTGTTGTGTGATGATGTGTTCGCTGAACCGATGCTCGATACAGAGCAGTATTTGGAGAAATACAAGCAGCAACTGATCGAGCTTGACAAACAAAATCTATTACCAAACTTGAACACGAAGCTGAAGTACAAAGTTTACTCGATTCAAGGAGGCAGTTTTGGTGCCCACAAATCCATTGTTCTCACTACAAATGACGAGCAATTCGTCTCTGTAGAGCTTGGTTTCATCAAAATTGACGGTAAGAAACATATTTACCCAGTGACGAGGAAAATTGACAAAGCTCTGAAGCCTAAGATGGAATACCTCGGAGAGATCGAAGACACTGGCATAAATTTAATTGGCAAAGCAGTTGCAGTGATGAAAAGTTTTGGGAACTATTTCAAGTTTTGCCACAATTGTCAGAACTTCTGCAACATGTACACCGAGGCCATTGGATTAAAACAAGCCCAAACCCTAACGGACGGAGATAAAGCAGCGATTATCTGTTTTCCTCATATTATACCTAAAGGAGAAAATTCGCGTTTTACTTAA
- the LOC131798878 gene encoding uncharacterized protein, protein MYHNLVRSCGEKDLQDNGRRDLDEEICSRLCDYYPDWKNPKGTHMVPRSFISKANNPNLGEITEKHFFDILKEFGEIKKEPMFVIHSYKFSEYIPMWQSGKISSTKMLNWVMGEHDFVIVHHVHGVVFFQVKATKTSGGHHKADSQTQKDKVSLERFCQKMMEAGIISNKQVGKIFDKFPAFVILPNTQRGQSLSAKDHVLYQEDCTNAQTFSKWWYGKFPDSEKHPKIDKTIYEYLVMRFVGMVHVSPLLDNCINHIEKTLMFKTVEQVELLVGHYPPKLWIRGPAGSGKTMLLLEKAKSLASSILEHKKNENILIVCFNAVLCKKLQSVLETQLVKSPDLESVIGNFLDVKTLTKLIMDVNCSRQIPLTDDKKKEAVSSAFKRLSTQTSDFRGKYDHILVDEGQDLFGSEWPDLLELMHKSSVTPNVNEEAELEDLMKPTGFFWVMYDTNQYLYFSKELLKLFSGYLQNSAELKKVLRNTGNIFKQSEKYFKSLMTSENGITLGHQEYGLPIKWDTSLESKVISDEKGASTIIPHLKDLRREHVQERDICILVETAAKRKSFRQALSKNSVETQTADNLVEKNDNKIVVESIRCFKGLESKVVILYNPPYEDDSERNGCAKELLYTAVSRCCCYLIVITTKAGGEALISAQGVQETTDNRAQQVPQQFPTSSHLDSNREPFQSPMDIDTE, encoded by the exons atgtatcaCAATCTAGTGAGATCTTGTGGAGAGAAAGATCTGCAAGATAATGGAAGACGTGATTTAGATGAGGAAATTTGTTCCCGCCTATGTGATTACTATCCAGACTGGAAAAATCCCAAAGGCACTCACATGGTCCCTCGCTCTTTCATATCTAAGGCAAACAACCCAAATTTAGGGGAAATTacagaaaaacatttctttgacaTTTTGAAAGAATTTGGTGAAATTAAGAAGGAACCCATGTTTGTTATTCATTCCTATAAATTTAGTGAGTACATTCCTATGTGGCAGTCTGGTAAGATATCAAGTACTAAGATGTTAAATTGGGTAATGGGTGAACATGACTTTGTTATAGTACATCATGTCCATGGGGTTGTGTTTTTCCAAgtaaaagcaacaaaaacttCAGGTGGACATCATAAAGCCGACAGTCAGACTCAAAAAGACAAAGTATCTTTGGAAAGATTTTGCCAAAAAATGATGGAAGCTGGGATAATATCCAATAAGCAAGTGGGCAAAATATTCGACAAATTCCCAGCATTTGTGATATTGCCAAATACTCAGCGAGGTCAGTCACTTAGTGCAAAGGACCATGTACTTTATCAAGAGGACTGTACCAATGCACAAACATTTTCTAAATGGTGGTACGGCAAGTTCCCAGATAGTGAAAAACATCcaaaaattgataaaaccaTCTATGAGTATCTGGTAATGAG ATTTGTTGGCATGGTCCATGTCAGTCCACTCCTTGACAATTGCATTAACCACATTGAAAAGACTTTGATGTTCAAAACAGTAGAACAAGTGGAGTTGCTGGTTGGTCATTATCCTCCCAAACTGTGGATTAGGGGTCCAGCTGGAAGTGGCAAGACAATGCTATTGCTGGAGAAGGCAAAATCTTTGGCAAGTTCCATTCTAGAgcataaaaaaaatgagaatattcTTATTGTATGCTTCAATGCTGTGTTATGCAAGAAGTTACAGTCAGTGCTTGAAACCCAACTAGTAAAGTCTCCTGATCTTGAAAGTGTGATAGGGAACTTCTTAGATGTTAAAACACTTACTAAACTTATCATGGATGTTAATTGCTCACGCCAAATTCCATTAACTGACGATAAGAAAAAGGAGGCTGTTAGCTCTGCCTTCAAGCGGCTCTCAACCCAGACATCAGATTTCCGTGGAAAGTATGACCACATTTTGGTAGATGAAGGTCAAGACTTGTTTGGAAGTGAGTGGCCAGATCTTCTTGAACTGATGCACAAGAGCTCTGTGACACCTAATGTCAATGAAGAGGCTGAGCTAGAAGACTTGATGAAGCCTACTGGGTTTTTCTGGGTCATGTATGACACAAATCAATACCTATACTTCTCTAAAGAGCTGCTGAAATTGTTCTCAGGATATCTCCAAAACAGTGCAGAGCTCAAGAAAGTGCTTCGCAACACAGGAAATATTTTCAAGCAGTCAGAGAAGTACTTTAAATCATTGATGACATCTGAAAATGGCATTACACTTGGTCATCAAGAATATGGCTTACCAATCAAATGGGATACTTCTCTGGAAAGCAAAGTGATCTCAGACGAAAAAGGTGCCAGCACAATCATTCCTCATTTGAAAGATCTACGTAGAGAACATGTTCAAGAAAGGGACATTTGTATTCTTGTTGAAACAGCAGccaaaagaaaatctttcaGACAGGCACTTTCAAAAAATAGCGTTGAAACCCAAACTGCAGACAACTTAGTTGAGAAGAATGACAACAAGATTGTGGTGGAAAGCATTAGGTGCTTCAAGGGCCTTGAATCTAAAGTGGTTATCTTGTATAATCCTCCATACGAAGATGATTCAGAAAGAAATGGATGTGCTAAAGAGTTGCTATACACTGCAGTATCCAGGTGTTGTTGTTATCTCATTGTCATAACTACAAAGGCTGGTGGTGAGGCTTTAATTTCAGCTCAAGGGGTTCAAGAGACGACTGACAATAGAGCACAACAGGTTCCACAACAATTTCCAACCTCGTCACATTTGGACTCAAACAGGGAGCCATTCCAATCCCCAATGGACATTGATACAGAGTGA
- the LOC131798876 gene encoding galanin receptor type 1-like yields the protein MSSISNNSSMTNTSAPQDSSNQSGRSTEDVDMVFFWLIIIVGVVGNSLVITVVKMIRSMRTATNYLLVNVAAADVTTLVFTAIHFLIGKIRRTSPKALLSFLCAFIYNNTIVIVTLLVTSLTMTLLAFERYHALVKPLINSGRLTNGNIAYVIAAIWVVAIAMVTPLFAGFSYDSTAGTCHADLEELAIYVSCLFIVLTFIPFIIIAYCYSQIVYGLYVKKTICSNKSERAETPEEAREKRRLVILLILLSVVFFTAFVPYGLLIILNFNRMKIAYLTGLRHVAQYLTLLSCSVNPFIYAFQSSSYRHSFNFLFKRLFRRDTTVNSLELIKMRTGRSLRTV from the coding sequence ATGTCTTCTATATCAAATAATAGCTCAATGACAAACACAAGCGCGCCACAGGATTCTTCAAACCAGTCAGGCCGCTCCACTGAAGATGTCGACATGGTCTTCTTCTGGTTAATAATCATAGTTGGTGTTGTAGGCAACTCGCTTGTCATAACTGTGGTCAAAATGATACGCAGTATGCGAACAGCTACCAATTACCTCCTGGTAAATGTGGCAGCCGCCGATGTTACTACGTTAGTGTTCACGGCAATCCATTTTCTCATTGGAAAAATCCGTCGCACTTCACCGAAGGCACTTCTCAGTTTTCTTTGCGCGTTCATTTATAACAACACTATCGTCATAGTAACACTCTTAGTGACGTCATTGACCATGACTCTCCTAGCCTTTGAAAGGTACCACGCTCTGGTGAAACCGCTTATCAACTCCGGCAGGCTCACTAATGGCAACATTGCTTACGTCATCGCTGCCATTTGGGTCGTTGCCATAGCGATGGTGACGCCGCTGTTTGCAGGCTTCTCTTATGATTCAACAGCGGGTACTTGCCATGCAGATTTAGAAGAATTGGCAATCTACGTCAGTTGTCTTTTTATTGTTCTGACATTTATTCCGTTCATCATTATCGCCTATTGCTATTCCCAAATTGTATACGGCCTTTACGTCAAGAAGACAATCTGCAGCAACAAAAGTGAAAGAGCAGAAACCCCAGAAGAAgcaagagaaaagagaagattgGTGATCCTGCTGATCTTGTTAAGTGTGGTGTTCTTCACAGCTTTCGTCCCTTACGGTCTTTTGATCATACTGAATTTTAACAGGATGAAGATTGCGTATCTAACAGGCCTCCGGCACGTTGCACAGTATCTTACGCTTCTCAGTTGTTCAGTAAACCCGTTTATCTACGCTTTTCAAAGCTCAAGTTACAGACACagttttaatttcctttttaagaGATTGTTTCGTCGTGACACCACAGTAAACTCCTTAGAACTAATTAAAATGCGTACTGGAAGGTCTTTGAGAACAGTGTAA
- the LOC131798911 gene encoding gamma-aminobutyric acid receptor-associated protein → MKWEYKEEHPFEKRRAEGEKIRKKYPDRVPVIVEKAPKARIGDLDKKKYLVPSDLTVGQFYFLIRKRIHLRPEDALFFFVNNVIPPTSATMGQLYQEHHEEDFFLYIAYSDESVYGAQ, encoded by the exons ATGAAGTGGGAATACAAGGAAGAGCACCCTTTCGAGAAACGACGGGCTGAAGGAGAGAAAATTCGGAAGAAGTACCCGGACAGAGTTCCG GTTATTGTTGAGAAAGCACCAAAAGCAAGGATAGGAGACTTGGATAAGAAGAAATACCTGGTTCCCTCAGATTTGACAG TTGGACAGTTTTACTTCCTTATTCGGAAGCGAATTCATCTCAGACCTGAAGATGCCTTGTTCTTTTTTGTGAACAATGTCATCCCCCCCACGAGTGCAACGATGGGTCAGCTTTACCAAGAACATCATGAAGAAGACTTCTTCCTCTACATAGCATACAGTGACGAGAGTGTCTATGGAGctcagtag
- the LOC131798842 gene encoding uncharacterized protein, translating to MALCDDVFAEPMLDTDEYLEEYKQQLIELDEQGLLPNLNTKLKYKVYSIQGSSFGAHKSIVLTTNDEQFVSVELGFIVIDGRKHIYPVTKKIDKALKPKMEYLGVIEATGEDLIGKAVAVMKRFGNYFKFCNNCQNFCNMYTKAIGLKQAQTLTDRDKAVIIALIGGIIVFLFALMR from the coding sequence ATGGCGTTGTGTGATGATGTATTCGCTGAACCGATGCTCGATACAGATGAGTATTTGGAGGAATACAAGCAGCAACTGATCGAGCTTGACGAACAAGGTCTATTACCAAACTTGAACACGAAGCTGAAGTATAAAGTTTACTCGATTCAAGGAAGCAGTTTTGGTGCCCACAAATCCATTGTTCTCACTACAAATGACGAGCAATTCGTCTCTGTAGAGCTTGGTTTCATCGTAATTGACGGTAGGAAACATATTTACCCAGTGACGAAGAAAATTGACAAAGCTCTGAAGCCTAAGATGGAATACCTCGGAGTAATCGAAGCCACTGGAGAGGATCTAATTGGCAAAGCAGTTGCAGTGATGAAACGTTTTGGGAACTATTTCAAGTTTTGCAACAACTGCCAGAACTTCTGCAACATGTACACCAAGGCCATTGGATTAAAACAAGCCCAAACCCTAACGGACAGGGATAAAGCAGTGATTATTGCATTGATCGGTGGCATCATTGTATTTCTCTTCGCCCTCATGCGTTGA